A region from the Cellvibrio sp. PSBB006 genome encodes:
- a CDS encoding amidase translates to MSFDQRVYAWRGHFPAPTLATGSLAGLRLGVKDLFHIAGLPTGAGNPDWLASHPLPQQTSPIVFDLMQAGAELAGKTQTDELAYSLNGLNIHYGAPLNPQCPDRLPGGSSSGSAVAVAAGEIDIGLGTDTGGSIRVPASYNGLFGIRTTHGLLSREHMVPLAPLFDTVGWMTADGTLLEAVGKVLLPEDLPQWSAGPLRVGVIEPEIQGLALWTEDHEAWLTHQIGLNVFKRLSLSADWLARASQCFRTLQGRAIWQTHGQWISERQPHFAPDIHARFDWCSQLTPAQEREAQIQRLALQVEIQDWFEGIDLLLLSTTPGPAPLLGADTAWMDHYRSQLMGLTAPAGLAGLPQVHLPVLSVAGAPAGVSLLGQAGFDRALLELAAHLDRAASLRIAQVML, encoded by the coding sequence ATGTCGTTTGATCAGCGGGTCTATGCGTGGCGCGGTCATTTTCCCGCGCCGACCCTGGCGACCGGCAGCCTGGCAGGGCTGCGGCTCGGCGTTAAGGATCTATTTCATATTGCCGGTCTTCCCACCGGCGCGGGCAATCCGGACTGGCTCGCCAGCCATCCGCTGCCGCAACAGACTTCACCCATAGTGTTCGATCTTATGCAGGCCGGTGCGGAATTGGCCGGCAAGACCCAGACGGACGAATTGGCTTACAGCCTCAACGGCCTGAATATTCATTACGGCGCGCCCCTCAATCCCCAGTGCCCTGATCGCCTGCCGGGTGGTTCCAGCAGCGGTTCGGCCGTGGCCGTGGCCGCCGGTGAGATTGATATCGGCCTGGGCACAGACACCGGCGGCTCCATCCGTGTGCCGGCCAGTTACAACGGGTTATTTGGTATTCGCACTACTCATGGTTTATTGAGTCGGGAACACATGGTGCCCCTGGCGCCGCTGTTCGATACCGTTGGCTGGATGACGGCGGACGGCACATTGCTGGAAGCCGTCGGCAAAGTACTCCTGCCGGAAGATCTGCCGCAGTGGTCAGCAGGTCCTTTACGGGTGGGTGTGATCGAGCCGGAGATTCAGGGTTTAGCCCTGTGGACCGAGGATCACGAAGCCTGGCTGACCCATCAGATAGGCCTGAATGTATTCAAACGTCTGAGCTTGTCCGCCGACTGGCTGGCACGGGCCAGCCAATGCTTTCGCACCTTGCAGGGCCGCGCCATCTGGCAAACCCACGGTCAATGGATCAGTGAACGCCAACCGCATTTTGCGCCCGACATTCACGCGCGCTTTGACTGGTGCAGCCAGTTAACGCCAGCGCAGGAACGCGAAGCGCAAATCCAGCGCCTTGCGTTACAGGTAGAGATCCAGGATTGGTTTGAAGGTATCGACCTATTGTTGTTGTCAACCACGCCTGGCCCGGCGCCGCTATTAGGAGCCGATACCGCCTGGATGGATCACTACCGCAGTCAGTTGATGGGCCTCACCGCGCCTGCTGGTTTGGCCGGTTTGCCGCAGGTCCATCTACCGGTACTCAGTGTGGCGGGGGCGCCGGCCGGCGTCTCTCTGTTGGGGCAAGCCGGTTTTGACCGGGCCTTGCTGGAGCTGGCAGCCCATCTGGATCGGGCGGCCTCGTTGCGCATTGCACAGGTGATGCTATGA
- a CDS encoding sulfite exporter TauE/SafE family protein, translating into MSEFLWEWLPLILVMLGTGACAGILAGLLGVGGGIVIVPVLYFVLQTLGISAASAILIATGTSLLVIVPTSISSVRAHHKRGNVDCALLKRWWPFMVIGVICGSTVALRVNGEIVSGVFGVVAVLVAANMLFRAKAAPIVQQLPGMVGQGVMAGSVGFFSVMMGVGGGTLGVPLLTSCNYPSHRAVGTAAFFGLLISIPGAIAMLLAATPADAPEGMIGMVNLPGFALIVPLTVLLAPVGAWLGAKLDAVMLKRVFAIFLCISGGRMLMQLFGV; encoded by the coding sequence ATGAGTGAATTTTTATGGGAGTGGCTGCCCCTGATACTCGTCATGCTCGGCACCGGTGCCTGTGCGGGTATCCTGGCCGGGTTACTCGGCGTGGGCGGTGGTATTGTCATCGTCCCGGTGCTGTATTTTGTATTGCAGACGCTGGGCATTAGCGCAGCCAGCGCTATCCTGATTGCCACTGGCACTTCCTTGCTGGTGATTGTGCCGACCAGTATTTCATCGGTGCGCGCACATCATAAACGCGGCAATGTCGACTGCGCGCTGCTGAAACGCTGGTGGCCGTTTATGGTGATTGGTGTGATCTGTGGCAGCACCGTAGCCTTGCGCGTAAACGGCGAAATCGTCAGCGGCGTGTTCGGTGTGGTCGCGGTGTTGGTGGCGGCCAATATGCTGTTTCGCGCCAAGGCCGCACCCATCGTGCAGCAATTGCCAGGCATGGTCGGGCAGGGTGTGATGGCGGGCAGCGTGGGGTTTTTCTCGGTGATGATGGGCGTGGGCGGCGGCACCTTGGGCGTTCCGCTACTGACTTCCTGTAATTATCCATCCCATCGTGCGGTGGGCACAGCAGCCTTCTTCGGATTATTGATCTCCATCCCCGGCGCCATCGCCATGCTCCTGGCCGCCACACCGGCGGATGCGCCGGAAGGCATGATCGGCATGGTCAACCTGCCGGGCTTTGCACTGATTGTTCCCTTGACCGTTTTACTCGCACCGGTGGGCGCCTGGCTGGGCGCAAAGCTGGATGCGGTGATGTTAAAAAGAGTATTCGCGATTTTTTTATGCATCAGCGGCGGTCGCATGTTGATGCAGCTTTTTGGAGTGTGA
- a CDS encoding allantoate amidohydrolase: MLDINILAARVMNWCDQLAAISASPDGISRFYLTPEHRRCNEQVAEWMEQAGMTTWTDAAGNLLGHYAGATDDAKILLLGSHLDSIPNAGRYDGILGVLLAIAAVEQLHTDNIKLPFAIEVVGFGDEEGTRFGSTLLGSRALAGTWNPAWWSLADRDGISLADAFKEFGLQPDHIGTAALKNADLLAYLEVHIEQGPVLEDTDHALGIVTSIAGARRFHIDVKGYAGHAGTVPMHMRKDALLGAALGVELIERLARENGVVATVGQLEVWPGAVNVIPGRARFSIDIRSGDDDRRDETLAKIQHEFSDICKSRQLACNWTEIHNAPAVLCADWIQGVQAQVLEDMNLEPVRLMSGAGHDAMAMAEITDVAMYFVRCKGGVSHHPDESVMVEDVALALDALTRTLLKLGATLNL; the protein is encoded by the coding sequence ATGCTTGATATCAATATCCTTGCTGCGCGGGTCATGAACTGGTGCGATCAATTGGCCGCGATCAGTGCGAGCCCGGACGGCATCAGCCGTTTTTATTTGACGCCGGAACATCGCCGTTGCAATGAGCAAGTGGCGGAGTGGATGGAGCAGGCCGGCATGACCACCTGGACGGATGCGGCGGGTAATTTGCTCGGGCATTACGCCGGTGCAACGGATGATGCAAAAATTTTATTGTTGGGCTCCCATCTGGATTCCATTCCCAACGCCGGTCGTTACGACGGTATCCTCGGTGTGCTGTTGGCGATTGCGGCTGTTGAACAGTTGCACACGGACAATATTAAATTGCCGTTTGCTATCGAAGTTGTCGGCTTTGGTGATGAAGAGGGCACTCGTTTTGGTAGCACGCTGTTGGGTAGTCGCGCCCTGGCGGGTACCTGGAATCCAGCCTGGTGGTCGCTCGCTGATCGCGACGGTATTTCGCTCGCGGATGCGTTTAAGGAATTTGGTTTACAGCCGGACCACATCGGCACAGCAGCGTTAAAAAATGCGGACTTACTCGCGTATCTTGAAGTGCATATTGAACAGGGCCCGGTGCTGGAAGACACGGACCATGCCTTGGGAATTGTGACTTCCATTGCTGGCGCACGTCGTTTTCATATTGATGTAAAAGGTTATGCCGGTCATGCAGGCACGGTGCCGATGCATATGCGCAAAGATGCGTTGTTGGGTGCGGCATTGGGTGTGGAATTAATCGAGCGACTTGCCCGCGAAAACGGTGTGGTGGCGACGGTCGGGCAACTGGAAGTCTGGCCCGGTGCAGTAAATGTGATTCCCGGTCGTGCCCGTTTTTCGATTGATATCCGCTCGGGTGATGATGATCGGCGCGATGAAACCCTCGCAAAAATTCAACATGAATTTTCCGATATTTGTAAAAGCCGGCAACTGGCTTGCAATTGGACTGAAATTCACAACGCGCCGGCAGTGTTATGCGCTGACTGGATTCAGGGTGTGCAGGCTCAAGTGTTGGAAGACATGAATCTCGAACCGGTGCGGCTGATGAGCGGTGCCGGTCACGACGCCATGGCTATGGCCGAGATTACTGACGTGGCCATGTATTTTGTTCGCTGTAAAGGCGGGGTCAGTCATCACCCGGATGAATCGGTGATGGTGGAAGATGTGGCGCTTGCGCTTGATGCGCTAACCAGAACCTTGTTGAAACTTGGCGCCACCCTAAATTTATAA
- a CDS encoding adenosine deaminase, producing MRNLNADLHGLGRLEEIATKEFLAGMPKAELHMHIDGALSPAMMFALGERNQVKLPYKSVAEIEAAYQFTNLQSFLDLLYQGASVLKHEQDYYDLTRDYFSKCKEDNVVHTELSFDPQTHTERGIAFDTVISGILRAMEDARKEWGVSSKLVMDFLRHLSAENAMQTLEQALPWKDKIIAVGLDSSEMGHPPSKFTAVFARAREEGFRVVAHAGEEGPPAYIWEAINLLKVDRIDHGVRSDEDPALMEYLRETQIPLTVCPLSNVRLCVYDKMQDHNLFTLMDAGLRVMVNSDDPTYFGGYLNDNFFALADAFPMTRAQALQLAHNSFTASFISDAEKTHFIKQLRDYAVTH from the coding sequence ATGAGAAATTTAAACGCGGATTTACATGGTCTGGGCAGGTTGGAAGAAATTGCCACTAAAGAGTTTTTGGCGGGTATGCCTAAAGCAGAACTGCATATGCATATTGATGGAGCACTCTCACCAGCCATGATGTTCGCGCTGGGTGAACGGAATCAAGTCAAATTACCATATAAATCCGTCGCAGAAATTGAAGCCGCCTATCAGTTTACTAACCTGCAAAGTTTTCTTGATTTGTTATATCAAGGCGCTTCTGTGCTTAAGCACGAGCAGGATTATTATGATCTGACGCGGGATTATTTTTCCAAGTGTAAAGAAGATAATGTTGTTCATACTGAATTGTCGTTTGATCCACAAACCCACACCGAGCGCGGTATTGCTTTCGATACGGTGATCAGCGGGATTTTGCGGGCGATGGAGGATGCGCGGAAGGAGTGGGGGGTCAGTTCTAAATTGGTGATGGATTTTCTGCGGCATTTAAGTGCAGAGAATGCGATGCAGACGCTGGAGCAGGCGTTGCCGTGGAAGGATAAGATTATTGCGGTGGGGCTGGATAGTTCTGAAATGGGGCATCCGCCGAGTAAGTTTACTGCGGTGTTTGCCCGTGCGCGGGAGGAGGGGTTTCGGGTGGTGGCTCATGCGGGTGAGGAGGGGCCGCCGGCGTATATTTGGGAGGCGATTAATTTGCTGAAGGTGGATCGCATTGATCATGGTGTACGTTCGGATGAAGATCCGGCGTTGATGGAATATCTGCGCGAAACACAAATCCCGTTGACGGTTTGCCCGTTGTCTAACGTTCGTTTATGTGTATACGACAAGATGCAGGATCACAATCTATTTACCTTGATGGATGCGGGGTTGCGGGTGATGGTGAATTCGGATGATCCCACCTATTTTGGCGGTTATCTGAATGATAATTTCTTTGCACTGGCCGATGCGTTTCCGATGACGCGCGCACAGGCATTGCAGTTGGCCCATAACAGTTTTACGGCCAGTTTTATCAGCGATGCTGAAAAAACACACTTCATTAAACAGCTTCGGGATTATGCGGTAACGCATTAA
- a CDS encoding gamma-glutamyltransferase family protein: MTAIGFSAPHYQASEIGLAVLREGGSAIDAMIAAAAAISVLYPHMNSLAGDGFWLIHKPGEAPRAIDACGPAAGLASIEWYQYQKQTTIPGRGPLAALTVGGTLGGWQRARDIAAETQANIPLPELLAPAISLAKQGIRVTDSLAAASHKVMMEMARLEEFQRVFAPGNQLLEAGQTFTNPDLADFIAQLAHAGLDDFYRGALANDIASALTAVGSPLRLDDLHGYRAQEVAPLSVTTRLGQCFNLPAPTQGLASLLILAIYDRLFQPGWDESVRVHALIEATKQAFLVRDREVFDPRRLSERWPALLSDSHVEQLAGQVGLQALPWPQPAAPGDTVWMGCVDKNGVMVSFIQSIYWEFGSGVVIPDMGLVWNNRGVSFSLDPQHSNALAPGYKPFHTLNPAMMLLDDGRRISYGTMGGEGQPQTQAALLTRYLYDGLSLEQAISRGRWLLGRTWGDNNHDLKMEQDLVDILGDSLSARGHMIKPIPAHSELMGHAGAVVHTADGRVAAASDPRSNGAGLVGEAVGVAG, translated from the coding sequence ATGACAGCTATCGGATTTTCCGCACCGCATTATCAAGCGTCTGAAATAGGGCTGGCAGTACTGCGTGAAGGCGGCAGTGCGATCGATGCCATGATTGCGGCGGCGGCGGCGATCAGCGTCCTGTATCCCCACATGAACAGCCTGGCTGGCGATGGTTTCTGGCTGATTCATAAACCCGGCGAAGCGCCGCGCGCCATTGATGCGTGCGGCCCGGCGGCGGGGCTGGCGAGTATCGAGTGGTATCAGTATCAAAAGCAAACGACGATTCCGGGACGCGGTCCGCTGGCCGCCCTGACCGTCGGCGGAACCTTGGGCGGATGGCAGCGAGCGCGGGATATTGCCGCAGAAACCCAGGCGAATATCCCTTTGCCTGAACTGCTGGCGCCGGCCATCAGTCTGGCGAAGCAGGGCATTCGCGTGACCGACAGTCTGGCCGCTGCGAGTCACAAGGTGATGATGGAGATGGCCCGCCTGGAAGAGTTTCAGCGGGTATTCGCGCCGGGCAATCAGTTGTTGGAAGCCGGCCAGACCTTTACCAATCCGGACCTGGCCGACTTTATTGCGCAATTGGCCCACGCCGGTCTGGACGATTTTTATCGTGGCGCACTGGCTAACGACATCGCCAGCGCTCTGACGGCCGTCGGCAGTCCGCTGCGACTGGACGATTTGCACGGCTATCGCGCCCAGGAAGTAGCACCCCTCTCGGTAACCACCCGCCTCGGTCAGTGTTTTAACTTACCCGCACCCACCCAGGGGCTGGCGTCATTGCTGATCCTGGCGATCTACGACCGGTTATTCCAGCCGGGTTGGGATGAATCAGTGCGGGTCCATGCGCTTATCGAAGCCACCAAGCAGGCATTTCTGGTGCGGGATCGTGAAGTCTTTGACCCGCGCCGCCTGAGCGAGCGTTGGCCGGCGCTATTGTCCGACAGCCACGTCGAACAACTGGCGGGGCAGGTAGGCTTGCAAGCCTTGCCATGGCCGCAACCCGCTGCGCCGGGCGATACCGTGTGGATGGGTTGTGTGGATAAAAATGGCGTCATGGTGAGTTTTATCCAGAGCATTTACTGGGAATTCGGCTCCGGCGTAGTCATTCCCGACATGGGGTTGGTCTGGAACAATCGTGGTGTGAGCTTCAGTCTGGACCCACAGCACTCCAACGCTCTGGCACCGGGCTACAAACCCTTTCATACGCTCAACCCGGCCATGATGCTGTTGGATGACGGTCGCCGTATCAGTTACGGCACCATGGGTGGCGAAGGCCAACCACAAACCCAGGCTGCACTGCTGACCCGCTATCTGTATGACGGCCTATCCCTGGAGCAGGCCATCAGTCGCGGTCGCTGGTTACTGGGCCGCACCTGGGGCGACAACAATCACGATTTGAAGATGGAGCAAGACTTGGTGGATATTCTGGGGGATTCCCTAAGCGCGCGCGGACACATGATCAAACCTATCCCTGCACACAGCGAATTAATGGGCCACGCCGGTGCCGTGGTCCACACCGCCGATGGCCGGGTTGCCGCGGCCAGTGATCCGCGCAGCAATGGCGCCGGGTTAGTGGGCGAGGCTGTCGGAGTGGCTGGATGA
- a CDS encoding lipopolysaccharide assembly protein LapB — protein sequence MYSSKLTSITNNFQRVAKLSLLIGGLLLTTYSWSAPNSVSSKTYKELTSIQEMISANQTDQAFTALKTLHSEVEKDSLDEALVLQMLGYTEMGRNNYQQAIDHLKRSLALNRLPENVKYNVGYMVAQLYAAQEKYDEALVFAEEWFKTLEAPTPDQAIFMANIFAQTGKYKQAIPYAKQAIESGKEPRESWYQLLIACNFELKDYPQAAEALKGALIKWPAKADYWEQLASVYVLMDNEIKGLATLQLAWKAGVLEKENSIRSMVQLAVTHGIPEHGARLLDSALQKDALPRDKTYIDLLANAWLAARENTPAITAFEELAQLTKEGDPYLRIANIYIEKAEWKKAEAALRKALDMKLEEPGKAWLILGIAMTEQTRFDQGMDAFKKARAFAYTEKQASSWLKYAEDLRRQHNWITRNQS from the coding sequence ATGTATTCAAGCAAACTCACATCAATCACCAACAATTTCCAACGTGTAGCAAAACTCAGTTTGCTCATCGGCGGATTGTTGCTAACAACCTACAGCTGGTCAGCCCCCAACTCCGTCAGTAGTAAAACCTACAAAGAGCTCACCAGCATCCAGGAGATGATCTCCGCCAACCAGACCGATCAAGCCTTCACAGCGCTAAAGACACTTCACAGCGAAGTCGAAAAAGACTCCCTCGACGAAGCGCTGGTACTGCAAATGCTCGGCTACACCGAAATGGGCCGCAACAATTATCAACAGGCGATTGACCACCTCAAACGCAGCCTTGCCTTAAACCGTCTGCCAGAAAACGTCAAATACAACGTCGGCTACATGGTGGCGCAGTTGTATGCGGCGCAGGAAAAGTATGATGAAGCGCTGGTGTTTGCCGAGGAGTGGTTTAAAACCCTTGAAGCGCCTACGCCCGATCAGGCGATTTTTATGGCGAATATTTTTGCGCAGACCGGTAAATACAAACAAGCGATTCCCTATGCGAAACAGGCGATCGAATCCGGCAAAGAGCCGCGTGAGAGTTGGTACCAATTGTTGATCGCCTGCAACTTTGAATTGAAAGATTATCCGCAAGCGGCGGAAGCCTTGAAAGGCGCGTTGATCAAGTGGCCCGCTAAAGCGGATTACTGGGAGCAGCTGGCCAGCGTTTATGTACTGATGGACAACGAAATCAAAGGGCTTGCAACGTTGCAGCTGGCCTGGAAAGCGGGCGTATTGGAAAAAGAGAACTCCATTCGTTCCATGGTGCAGTTAGCAGTGACGCACGGCATTCCTGAGCACGGTGCGCGCCTGCTGGATTCAGCGCTGCAAAAAGACGCATTGCCACGCGATAAAACTTACATTGACTTGTTGGCGAACGCCTGGCTGGCCGCGCGTGAAAATACCCCGGCTATCACTGCCTTTGAAGAATTGGCGCAGTTGACCAAAGAGGGCGACCCCTATCTGCGCATTGCAAATATCTATATTGAAAAAGCGGAGTGGAAAAAAGCCGAAGCGGCGTTGCGTAAGGCGCTTGATATGAAATTGGAAGAGCCGGGTAAAGCCTGGTTAATTCTTGGCATTGCCATGACGGAGCAGACCCGCTTTGATCAGGGCATGGATGCCTTCAAGAAAGCGCGCGCGTTCGCCTACACGGAAAAGCAAGCGAGTAGTTGGCTCAAATATGCCGAAGACTTGCGCCGTCAGCATAACTGGATTACTCGCAACCAATCATAG
- a CDS encoding alanine--glyoxylate aminotransferase family protein gives MSDRFQPAANLLTPFSPPPRLLMGPGPITVDPRVLRAMSAQLVGQYDPAMTQCMNDTMALYRSVFKTDNQWTLLIDGTSRAGIEAVLISLLEPGDKVLVPIFGRFGHLLCEIAERCGAEVHRIEKTWGDVFSAEEIEAAIKNVQPKLLAVVQGDTSTTMLQPLQHLGEMCERYGVLFYSDATASIGGNPFLTDDWKLDAVSVGLQKCLCGPSGSAPITLSDKAVKTIRKRRHVEAGIRNEHHKDGSGLRIASNYFDLGMIMDYWGEERLNHHTEATTMLYGARECARILLEEGVDNAIERHRIHGRAMTEGLAAMNMKLFGDQSHKMHNVVGVYIPDGVAGEAVRGSMLNDFGIEIGTSFGPLHGKIWRVGTMGYNARKDAVLQTLVALEAVLRRQGHGMTANAGVDRALAIYVEEGL, from the coding sequence ATGTCCGACCGTTTTCAACCTGCTGCCAATTTATTAACCCCATTTTCTCCACCACCGCGACTCTTGATGGGCCCCGGCCCCATCACTGTCGACCCGCGCGTACTGCGCGCCATGTCCGCGCAACTGGTCGGCCAATACGACCCGGCCATGACCCAATGTATGAACGACACCATGGCGCTGTATCGCAGTGTTTTTAAAACAGACAATCAGTGGACATTATTAATTGACGGTACGTCACGTGCAGGTATTGAAGCCGTATTGATTTCATTACTTGAGCCTGGCGACAAAGTTCTTGTACCGATCTTCGGTCGCTTCGGCCACTTGTTGTGTGAAATTGCCGAACGTTGCGGCGCAGAAGTGCATCGCATCGAGAAAACCTGGGGCGACGTTTTTTCGGCGGAAGAAATTGAAGCCGCGATTAAAAATGTACAACCCAAATTATTGGCCGTCGTACAAGGCGACACCTCCACCACCATGCTGCAACCACTGCAACACCTCGGCGAGATGTGCGAGCGTTACGGCGTTTTATTTTACTCAGACGCCACCGCTTCCATCGGCGGAAATCCATTCCTCACCGACGACTGGAAACTCGACGCTGTTTCCGTTGGCCTGCAAAAATGTTTATGCGGCCCCTCCGGCAGCGCACCCATAACCTTAAGCGACAAGGCCGTAAAAACCATTCGCAAACGCCGCCACGTTGAAGCCGGCATTCGCAACGAACACCACAAAGACGGCAGCGGCTTACGCATCGCCTCCAACTATTTTGATCTGGGCATGATCATGGACTACTGGGGCGAAGAACGCCTCAACCACCACACCGAAGCCACAACCATGCTATACGGCGCCCGCGAATGCGCACGCATCTTATTGGAAGAAGGCGTAGACAACGCCATCGAACGCCACCGCATCCACGGCCGTGCCATGACCGAAGGTTTGGCCGCGATGAACATGAAACTCTTCGGCGATCAGTCACACAAAATGCATAATGTGGTAGGTGTTTACATTCCGGATGGCGTAGCAGGCGAGGCGGTGCGCGGTTCGATGTTGAATGATTTTGGTATTGAAATTGGTACGTCGTTTGGGCCTTTGCACGGAAAAATCTGGCGCGTGGGGACGATGGGTTATAACGCGCGGAAGGATGCGGTGTTGCAGACGTTGGTGGCGCTGGAGGCGGTGTTGCGGCGGCAGGGGCATGGGATGACGGCGAATGCCGGTGTTGATCGGGCACTCGCTATTTATGTTGAAGAAGGGCTTTAA
- a CDS encoding purine nucleoside permease, whose product MNSPRFSVAVILSLFLLLAGCAPQSAKEPTPIPVKFVVVTMFEIGEDEGDKAGEFQLWKERQKLTKKFPFPNSFHDIYMNEETGVLAIVTGIGTAYSTSATMALGMDPRFDLSKAYWLVAGIAGIDPEDASIGSAAWAEYLVDGDLAHEIDAREIPEGWETGYFARHTKKPYDPNKPEPTGEMLRLNPELTEWAYQLTKDISLPDLPGLADTRALYTEHPNAQKPPFVLKGDQLAAMTFWHGAIMNDWANKWVDYWSEGKGEFVTSAMEDTGTFLSLSFLHNIGKVDKNRVMVLRTGSNYTMPPPGVTAAESLLAENEGYAGLDASLESAYIVGTAVLDKILGNWDVYKDKVPTPADL is encoded by the coding sequence ATGAACTCTCCGCGTTTCTCTGTTGCCGTAATACTGTCGTTGTTCCTGTTGCTGGCCGGTTGTGCACCGCAATCGGCGAAAGAGCCAACACCGATTCCGGTGAAGTTTGTGGTTGTCACCATGTTTGAAATTGGTGAAGACGAAGGTGATAAAGCCGGTGAATTCCAGTTGTGGAAAGAGCGGCAAAAGCTGACCAAAAAATTTCCGTTTCCCAATTCCTTTCATGACATTTATATGAATGAGGAAACCGGTGTGTTAGCCATTGTCACAGGTATTGGCACGGCCTATTCAACCTCGGCCACCATGGCGCTGGGTATGGACCCGCGTTTTGATTTATCCAAAGCCTATTGGTTAGTGGCAGGTATTGCCGGCATAGACCCGGAAGATGCGTCTATCGGTTCAGCGGCCTGGGCAGAATATTTGGTGGATGGCGATCTCGCGCACGAAATTGATGCACGCGAAATTCCCGAGGGTTGGGAGACTGGCTATTTTGCTCGTCATACGAAAAAACCTTATGACCCGAACAAACCGGAACCCACGGGTGAGATGCTGCGCTTGAATCCTGAATTAACGGAGTGGGCGTATCAGTTAACCAAAGACATTAGCTTGCCGGATTTACCAGGCCTTGCGGATACGCGTGCGCTTTACACGGAACATCCCAATGCACAAAAGCCGCCGTTTGTATTGAAGGGTGACCAGTTGGCTGCGATGACCTTTTGGCACGGCGCCATCATGAATGACTGGGCCAACAAGTGGGTGGATTACTGGAGCGAAGGCAAGGGCGAATTTGTCACCTCGGCAATGGAAGATACGGGGACGTTTTTATCACTCAGCTTTTTGCACAACATCGGCAAGGTGGATAAAAACCGCGTGATGGTATTGCGTACCGGCAGCAACTACACCATGCCGCCGCCGGGCGTGACCGCTGCGGAAAGTCTGCTGGCGGAAAATGAAGGCTACGCTGGACTCGATGCCTCGCTCGAATCCGCCTATATTGTAGGAACGGCGGTATTGGACAAGATCCTTGGCAACTGGGATGTCTACAAAGACAAGGTTCCTACTCCAGCGGACCTGTAA
- a CDS encoding 3-deoxy-7-phosphoheptulonate synthase, whose amino-acid sequence MTDAQVDDLNVVSQELLISPATLKQELPLSDKARAVVTQGRATVRNILDRKDHRIFVVIGPCSIHDVEAAKDYAQRLQKLAEEVSDTIYIVMRVYFEKPRTTVGWKGLINDPYLNDSFKIQEGLHIGRKLLLDIAEIGLPTATEALDPISPQYLQDLISWSAIGARTTESQTHREMASGLSSAVGFKNGTDGGLTVAINALQSVSKPHRFLGINTEGQVSIIHTKGNTYGHVVLRGGNGKPNYDSVSVAVCEQELAKAKLVPNIMVDCSHANSNKNHELQTLVMENVANQILEGNQSIIGLMVESNIGAGNQSIPADLCDLKYGVSITDACIDWETTEKAVRKMRDTIKDALKKRTGV is encoded by the coding sequence ATGACAGACGCACAAGTAGACGATCTCAACGTGGTATCTCAGGAATTGTTAATCTCGCCCGCTACACTCAAGCAGGAACTCCCTTTGAGCGATAAAGCCCGTGCCGTTGTGACGCAAGGCCGCGCTACTGTTCGCAATATTCTGGATCGCAAGGATCACCGTATTTTTGTGGTGATCGGCCCCTGCTCTATCCATGATGTTGAGGCGGCGAAAGATTATGCCCAACGTTTGCAAAAGCTCGCTGAGGAAGTCAGCGATACTATTTATATCGTCATGCGCGTCTATTTTGAGAAGCCTCGTACCACCGTGGGCTGGAAGGGTTTGATCAATGATCCGTATCTGAATGATTCGTTCAAGATTCAGGAAGGTTTGCATATCGGCCGCAAGTTGTTGCTGGATATTGCCGAAATTGGTTTGCCTACCGCTACCGAGGCGCTGGACCCGATTTCGCCGCAATACTTGCAGGATTTGATCAGCTGGTCAGCTATCGGTGCACGGACGACAGAGTCCCAGACACACCGCGAGATGGCCAGTGGCCTGTCGTCGGCAGTAGGTTTCAAGAACGGTACCGATGGTGGCCTGACGGTAGCGATCAATGCCCTGCAATCCGTATCCAAACCGCACCGTTTCCTGGGTATTAATACGGAAGGTCAGGTGTCGATCATCCACACTAAAGGCAACACCTACGGTCACGTGGTGTTGCGCGGTGGGAATGGCAAGCCGAATTACGATTCGGTGAGCGTGGCGGTGTGTGAGCAGGAGCTGGCGAAGGCCAAACTGGTGCCGAATATTATGGTGGATTGCAGCCATGCCAACTCCAACAAGAACCACGAGTTACAGACCCTGGTGATGGAGAATGTGGCTAACCAGATTCTGGAAGGTAATCAGTCGATCATCGGTTTGATGGTGGAAAGTAATATCGGTGCGGGAAATCAAAGTATTCCGGCGGACTTGTGTGATTTGAAATACGGCGTATCGATTACCGATGCCTGTATTGATTGGGAAACCACTGAAAAAGCCGTGCGCAAGATGCGCGATACCATCAAGGATGCGTTAAAGAAACGTACCGGTGTTTGA